The segment CCAATATTAAGTATGTTAACTACATAGTACCGTAAAGCGGGGTGGCTTTGAAATGTAGGGACGACTttgaaatttaagtttttaagccataatttatttttatgcagGATGTTTTACAGTAGGTGACCATCAATATCCAATATCTAACTATTAGTTACACGAACAGTTtcagtaaatattaaataatggtaattttctagccattttaaaactatcaaagtaacccTAAATTTTTctaaagccaccccgttttaccgGTACCTAGGTATAAAAATATACCTCGGTTGGTTTAATGTTGGTAATCTGAGGAGTCTTCGTACAGTCCAACGGGTACGCGGGACCTTCGCCCAAAGGTCCCACAATTGGCGGCTTAACTCCATCTTTAGCGCTTCTGTCCATGTACCACTGATTATAGTACTTATTAATGGACTCCGGTCCACGAGGAATGCTAGGAGTTGGGATGGACCTTGGGGATAACCGAGGCGGGAAACGAATGTGGAGATTAGGTATGTCGTGTCTTCTTCCTAATAGAAACTGTCGAAACCTTCGTAGTAGCCCAGAAATATCTCTGAAGTCCCATTTTACTTTAGACATGcctttagttttatatttgatgatttattttgattataacATGTATTTTGTCGATGATTAAAGTAGACACTCGTATTTAATTATcaggtaaattaatattttgaaaGTTTGACAATAACTTGACTTGAGTTTTGACATTGGTTTGACAGTCGAGATCTTTGATTTTTGATCCAAAGAGTATTTATATAAGGTAATccaaatttatttgataaaacaatttgatttgttcccaaagttgtacaCAGTaagatttcgattttcgcgggtAGGCCAGATCTGAGAAATTTCATTCAAGGATTGACCAAGAGTGAATAGCAGTGAATAGACCCTTTAAAGGAAATTCGTTCAAATACTTTATTGAATCCCATTCGTGTATAAaacgcgctccagactacgcggcgcgaagccgcgaacgcgagtgtggattagcgaactagactccacactcgtgttcgcggcttcgcgccgcgattagcgcacgagtgtggagagaCCTTAAAGCAAAGAATATAAAAGGCCATAacagcgatatctctttctcgctcttccttatgggtgcgtcgcacaatgaccttggtgcggtgcgatggtgtgttacgtcATAATACTCACTAGGTTTGTTTTAGGtgttttaaactaattttaagtGTATTTCATAAAGAACTTTGAgcaataaaatgttaaattaatgttgttttttttacatcttTAAAGCATAAAAAATATCGTATCAACATAGACATacgtttgtcaaaggactgtctcatttcaaacgtaGACAGAATCatgctatctttgtcttacactaggaCTAGCacgaaagaaaagaaaaggatgagtatagttttttttgttcttatttactgacaatttggttttaccAACTATATTAATTATAACGTGTCATGAATACGCAATTAATAATGTGATATTGTGTGTGATATCAGAACGTTTCCTGATTTCCTGAACTCCCGCGTTTTGCGACTATCTGTCAAACAGTTTTCATTCATCGTGTTGAAATGATCACAACTTGAAAGTATTGTTTGATACCGATTGAATTACTGTTATTTCTGATAATATCTGCGCAGTGTGCGTCGTACTGTGCAGGGGATATCAGTTCCTATACCGCGCTATGAAAACGAACAAAGCGGTTGAGAATGTGGAGATCACACCATCTAAAAAGAAACTGACACAGGCTCGCTTGCCTTTCAAGCTTATTAGCGAAGATGCTTCAACCCCGGTAGCTCCTCCCACGAGGAAGAGGAAGCTCTCTGTCGATGGAACCGAACCAGCCCCTAAGGGTAAGATCTGCAAGGAAAATAACGAACTTGACGACTTGGTAGTTATTAGTGATGACGAGTGTAAAGACAACCAGAAACTGGAAAAGGAGGCTAAGGTGATGAATCCGTTCGTTAAGCTCGTCGATACCGCTCGGAAAAAGAAGTTACAGAAAGCAAAGACTCCTAAAAAACGTAAAAGTAGGAAAAGTACATCAAAACAGATTGAATCTACTGAAACCAAAAATGAAACTGAACAAGGAGATGCCGACGATGTTGAAATGATGGACGTAGACACTGAGAACCAGGAGCAAACTGGAAATGAGCAGAAATCTCCTAAGGCCAGTCCTAAATCCAAAAAGACTGAAATAGAGACGAACAACAAAGCTTCTAATGATGATCTGAATGATGTTGTGGAACTTGAGGACTCAAATGACTGTACTGACGTTCAAAAACCAAatgaaacagaaaaagaatCAGATATTAACACTGAAGTCAAAGAAGCAGCTCCAGTCACTCCTAGAACTACAAGAAAATCAATGTCTGAAACAGACACAGAAAAATCAAATGAATCGGAACCAGCTCCAAAGACTCCTGTCCGCAAAGCTAAGGACGGTAAAGACAAGGCCAACACATCATTACCGGCCAAGTTGAATGAGTCTGTATCCAGCCCATCAACCCCAAAACGCAGCAGTAGGAGTTCATCTGTCACAAATAGCCTAAATGATTCAGTTAGCGAGTCTGCCAGCACACCGGCGGCCAACTTAACTCCAAAAcaagtaatttatttagttcATGTGTTAAAtatgtctattttatttaatgtgtaatattgAGTTCATACCTAGTTGCCCAACTTCttcatttgtgacattttcaaccaaaaggtaccacattgttgcttgtcaataaggttgatttcaaatttaagctgtatggaaatagcgcctcatTGCAACCAATACTAATTTTATACTGACTGACCTGATTTTCTCATTTCACTGTTATGTTATGGCGTCATTGAGCTGCACTgcactggtggcctagcggtaagagcatgcgactttcaatccgtagGTTGCGGGTTCACTTTATGTATGATACATCATTTGATAttaaccagtcgcttttcggtgaaaaaaacatcatgaggaaaccggactaatcctattaAGGCCTAATGTCCCCTCTGGGtgggaaggtcagatggcagtcgcttttgatTAGTTGGcaagcggatcccaggctcccatgagccgtggctaaATGCCAGGATAGCATGAGGAAGGTGATGATGTCATTGAGGTGGTCTgattatagaaataaaacacacaaaacagaacaaaataaaatctgggttttgtttaatttaatgatTATATTTCTAGAATATGACTACATTCCAGTCACTGTTTGCACTCCTCTCTACCTCTAAGATGTCATGCGCACTTGTTAGGAATCATTAGTCTATTAATTATCAAACAATGTGTAACCGCCATTGGGTTTAGCCTTAAGAACAATTAATGAACAGTTTTACTTCTTTTTGTTGTATCCTCATGATTGAGGTATGTAACACGAGGCACTTTTGTCATACTCGCATATTTTATTACCTTCACCACGCTCACGCTCTGGACCGGGCAAAGTGGCGTGCGcttgtgttggaggccaagactcattttgggtcagcGCCAGCCAAGCAAGTAAGTTAGTCTTCACCTTCCCTCTTTTGAAGCCTTCTTGGGCCTTCCTGATGCACATCTGCCTGGCATACAATATGGCTTAAATTAacgttgtattgtattgtagccaACTCGACATTTAGCACCTATTTTGGGTGAGCAagtcctgccagcccaactCCTCGAGGAA is part of the Cydia strobilella chromosome 17, ilCydStro3.1, whole genome shotgun sequence genome and harbors:
- the LOC134748891 gene encoding uncharacterized protein LOC134748891 — protein: MSKVKWDFRDISGLLRRFRQFLLGRRHDIPNLHIRFPPRLSPRSIPTPSIPRGPESINKYYNQWYMDRSAKDGVKPPIVGPLGEGPAYPLDCTKTPQITNIKPTEVKFACPPTPGTPWWWDGHCYYECTPEKKPKEPVKCDPPPDQCAKC